A genomic stretch from Flavobacteriales bacterium TMED191 includes:
- a CDS encoding type IX secretion system membrane protein PorP/SprF: MKVTLHGGAKILLYDIGLGFFQTGFFSKFNFLTPHFIFQKQAESEQIILGAHIASNDFMLGASYRRGFNNSDAVILLLGYDLEKYKIGYSYDLTVSQLGISSGGAHEISLQIQLGCFYKNPSQNNIPCPNF, encoded by the coding sequence AATGAAGGTGACGCTTCACGGTGGAGCAAAAATTTTATTGTATGACATTGGCTTAGGTTTTTTTCAAACTGGATTTTTTTCAAAATTTAATTTTCTAACTCCACACTTTATATTCCAGAAACAAGCTGAATCTGAACAAATTATTCTAGGAGCTCACATTGCTAGTAATGATTTTATGCTTGGTGCATCATATAGAAGAGGTTTTAACAACTCTGATGCAGTAATTCTTTTATTAGGATATGATTTAGAAAAATATAAAATTGGTTATAGTTATGACCTTACTGTATCACAACTAGGAATAAGCTCTGGTGGTGCACATGAAATTTCTCTACAAATCCAATTAGGATGTTTTTATAAAAATCCTTCACAAAATAATATACCTTGTCCAAATTTTTAA